The following DNA comes from Pseudomonas triticicola.
AATGCGCGTCGGGAACAGTTCGACCATCAGCGCCGCCAGCGGCCCGTAGCACATGGCAGAGATGATGATCAGCGCGACGATCAGCGCGACGATCATCGGTTTGTTGATCTGTTGCATATCGGCTTGTTGCGGGTAGCCGGCGAGGGTGATCGCGCCGCGCAGTGCCGCCTCATCGAAACCATCCAGCTTCACGTCGCCGACACTCACTTGCACGGCGCTGCCCGCAGGCGCAGCGACGCTGGAGTAGGGCAGGCCTTGCTTGACCAGGAAGGTCTTGACCTTGTCGCAGGGGCTGTCGAATTTGGCCTTGCCCACCGGATCGAACTGGAAAGTGCAAGTGGCGGGGTCGGCGAGGACGGTGATCGGCGCCTGACGGCTGGCCTGATCGATTGCCGGGTTGGCGTAATGGGCCAGGGATTTGAAGATCGGAAAGTACAGCGCGGTCGCCAGCAGCAGGCCGAGCATCAGCACCGGTTTGCGCCCGACCTTGTCCGACAGCCAGCCGAAAAAGATGAAGAACGGCGCGCCGATCACCACGCTGATGATCAGCAGACTGTTGGCCACCGCCGGGTCCATTTTCAGGAACTGGGTGAGGAAGAACAGCACATAGAACTGCGCAGCGTAAAAGGTCACCGCTTGCCCGGCGTTGATGCTGAACAGCGCGATCAGCACGACTTTGAGGTTTTCCCATTTGCCGAAGGATTCGCGGATCGGCGCCTTCGAGGTTTTGCCTTCTTCCTTCATTTTCAGGTAGGCCGGCGACTCGTGCAGGCTCAGGCGAATCCAGGTGGAAATACCCAGCAGCACGATCGACAGCAGGAACGGAATGCGCCAGCCCCACACTTCAAACTGGTCGCCGGTGAAGTAGCGGCAACCGAGGACTACCAGCAGCGAGAGCAGCAGGCCGAGGGTCGCGGTGGATTGAATCCAACTGGTGTGGAAACCGCGTTTGCCGATCGGCGCATGTTCGGCCACGTAGGTCGCCGCACCGCCGTATTCGCCACCGAGCGCCAGGCCCTGAAGCATGCGCAGCACCACCAGAATGATCGGCGCGGCGATGCCGATGCTGGCGTAGGTCGGCAGCAGGCCGACGCAGAACGTCGCCACGCCCATCAGAATGATCGTCGCCAGAAAGGTGTATTTGCGCCCGATCATGTCGCCCAGGCGGCCGAACACCAACGCGCCGAACGGCCGTACGATGAAGCCGGCGGCGAACGCCATGAGCGCGAAGATGAATGCCGTGGTGTCGTTGACCCCGGCGAAGAACTGCTTGCTGATTACCGCCGCGAGGGCGCCGTAGAGGAAGAAGTCATACCACTCGAACACCGTCCCGAGTGACGAGGCGAAGATGACTTTCTGCGTGGCGTTGCTGGTCTCGGCGCTGCCCGCAGCGTCCAGCGGCTGAACGTGTTCTGACATATCGGTATCCCTCACAGTGATTGTTTTTGTTGTTCCACTGGTGTTGCGTGTCCGGTAATGCGCGATGCCTGAGTCTGGTGGTGATTCCTGTGGGAGCGAGCCTGCTCGCGAAAGCTTTTTGCCAGTCAACTCCTAGGCTGAGTGAGCTACCGCATTCGCGAGCAGGCTCGCTCCCACAGGGGAGATATCTGCAGATCTGGACAAAATCAGTTGTGCTGCCTTCTCGGCAATCATCAGCGTAGGCGAACAGGTATTGCCCGAGGTAATTCTCGGCATGATCGACGCATCGGCAACGCGCAGACCTGGCACGCCATGCACGCGCAATTGCGCATCGACCACCGCGTCACCGTCGTTGCCCATGCGACAGGTGCCGACCGGATGGAAAATCGTCGTGCCGATTTTCGCCGCCGCTTCATGCAATTGTTCTTCGCTTTGCAAGCTGTCGCCGGGCAGGTATTCGACCGGTTTGAACGCTTGCAGGGCAGGGGCGCTGACGATGCGCCGGGTCAGGCGAATTGCATCGGCGGCGACGCGCAGATCTTCTGGATGGCTGAGGTAATTGGGCTGGATCAGCGGCGCTGCTTGCGGATCGGCCGAGCGAATCTCGATGCGTCCACGGCTCTGCGGGCGCAGGTCGCACACCGAGGCGGTGAACGCCGGGAAGCTGTGCAGCGGTTCGCCAAAGCGCTCCAGCGACAGCGGTTGCACGTGATATTGCAGGTTCGCCGAGGTTTGCTCGGGGCCGGAGCGGGCAAACGCGCCCAACTGGCTCGGCGCCATCGACAACGGCCCGCTGCGGTCGTACAGATAACGCAGGCCCATGCCCATCTTGCCCCACACGCTGCCGGCGATCTGGTTCAGGGTGCGGGCGTTTTCCAGCTTGTAGATCAGGCGCAGTTGCAGGTGATCCTGCAGATTGCCGCCGACGCCCGGCAGCTCGTGAATCACGCCTATCCCTAAGCGTTCGAGCAGCGGCCGCGGACCGATCCCGGAGCGCTGCAGAATGCTCGGCGAACCGACCGAGCCGGCGCACAAGACAATCTCCTTGCGCGCCTTGAACTGTCTGGTCTGGCCTTCATGCTGCGCGCTGACTTTCGCCGCGCGGCCATTCTCCAGCAAGACACGATCAACCTCGACGCCGGTCAGCACAGTCAGGTTCGCCCGGCGGCGCAGCGGCTTCAAGAAGGCCTTGGCCGCGTTCCAGCGCACCCCGGCTTTCTGGTTGACCTGAAAGTAACCGCAGCCCTCGTTGTCGCCTTGGTTGAAGTCATTGATGCTGGCGATGCCGCTTTGCTCGGCAGCGCTGCGAAAGGCATCCAGAATCGGCCACGACAGGCGCTGCTGTTCGACCCGCCATTCACCCTGATCGCCATGAAACTCGGCGCCGCCGGCAAAGTGGTTTTCGCTCTGTTTGAATAGCGGCAGCACATCCTCCCAGGCCCAGCCCGGATTGCCAGCGGCCGCCCAGCCGTCATAGTCGCCGGCCTGGCCGCGCATATAGATCATGCCGTTGATCGACGAACAGCCGCCCAGCACCTTGCCGCGCGGATAACTCAGCGCGCGGCCATTGAGGCCGGGTTGTTGTTCGGTTTTGAAGCACCAGTCGGTGCGCGGATTACCGATGCAGAACAGGTAACCCACAGGAATGTGAATCCAGGCGTAATTGTCGCGTCCGCCGGCTTCGAGCAGCAACACCCGCTGCTGTGGATCCGCAGAGAGCCGGTTGGCCAGCAAGCACCCGGCAGGGCCGGCGCCGACCACGATGTAGTCGAATTCATCCAGGGACGTGTGCATGCCCTGACCTCGCTTTTTGTTTTTATTGTCGGACACTCTAGTTGTTAGCTTTCGTTAAAAGAATGTTAGTTTTTGCGCAGCCGCTGTGCGTTTTCAAACAGCCCGAAGTGACGATAGCTGACAAGGATCTGCCATGTTCGACTGGAACGACCTGCGCTTTTTTCTCGAGCTGCAACGCAGCGGCCGCCTGCTCACCGCTGCGCGCCGGCTCAACACCACCCACGCGACGGTGGCGCGGCATATTGAATCGATCGAGAAAAGCCTCGGCACGGCGCTGTTCGTCCAGCACGCCCAAGGCTATGAAATGACCCCGGCGGGGGAGGCGCTGCTCAAGCACGCCGAGGCGATGGAAAACGTCGCGCTGCTGGCGCAGGAAGAAATC
Coding sequences within:
- a CDS encoding GMC family oxidoreductase, encoding MHTSLDEFDYIVVGAGPAGCLLANRLSADPQQRVLLLEAGGRDNYAWIHIPVGYLFCIGNPRTDWCFKTEQQPGLNGRALSYPRGKVLGGCSSINGMIYMRGQAGDYDGWAAAGNPGWAWEDVLPLFKQSENHFAGGAEFHGDQGEWRVEQQRLSWPILDAFRSAAEQSGIASINDFNQGDNEGCGYFQVNQKAGVRWNAAKAFLKPLRRRANLTVLTGVEVDRVLLENGRAAKVSAQHEGQTRQFKARKEIVLCAGSVGSPSILQRSGIGPRPLLERLGIGVIHELPGVGGNLQDHLQLRLIYKLENARTLNQIAGSVWGKMGMGLRYLYDRSGPLSMAPSQLGAFARSGPEQTSANLQYHVQPLSLERFGEPLHSFPAFTASVCDLRPQSRGRIEIRSADPQAAPLIQPNYLSHPEDLRVAADAIRLTRRIVSAPALQAFKPVEYLPGDSLQSEEQLHEAAAKIGTTIFHPVGTCRMGNDGDAVVDAQLRVHGVPGLRVADASIMPRITSGNTCSPTLMIAEKAAQLILSRSADISPVGASLLANAVAHSA
- a CDS encoding MFS transporter; amino-acid sequence: MSEHVQPLDAAGSAETSNATQKVIFASSLGTVFEWYDFFLYGALAAVISKQFFAGVNDTTAFIFALMAFAAGFIVRPFGALVFGRLGDMIGRKYTFLATIILMGVATFCVGLLPTYASIGIAAPIILVVLRMLQGLALGGEYGGAATYVAEHAPIGKRGFHTSWIQSTATLGLLLSLLVVLGCRYFTGDQFEVWGWRIPFLLSIVLLGISTWIRLSLHESPAYLKMKEEGKTSKAPIRESFGKWENLKVVLIALFSINAGQAVTFYAAQFYVLFFLTQFLKMDPAVANSLLIISVVIGAPFFIFFGWLSDKVGRKPVLMLGLLLATALYFPIFKSLAHYANPAIDQASRQAPITVLADPATCTFQFDPVGKAKFDSPCDKVKTFLVKQGLPYSSVAAPAGSAVQVSVGDVKLDGFDEAALRGAITLAGYPQQADMQQINKPMIVALIVALIIISAMCYGPLAALMVELFPTRIRYTSMSLPYHIGNGWFGGFLPTVSFALVVYTGDIFYGLWYPVLITGVSLVVGMICLRETKNIDLDKN